The Deltaproteobacteria bacterium genome window below encodes:
- a CDS encoding riboflavin synthase translates to MFTGLVRTVGTVVAVTEVSSGRRLAIEAELPPADLELGASVCCAGVCLTVVASRPRHFEVEVAFESLRRTSIGRWQRGQRINLEPSLRVGDALGGHLVSGHVDAVASVRSVTARGDARELWIDLPRELAPLVAAKGSVCLDGTSLTVNDIDARGFMIGLVPHTLAVTTWGRTAVGDAINLEVDVLARYVARLLEARGDGVTMGLLRDAGLLADAGVRS, encoded by the coding sequence ATGTTCACCGGACTCGTGCGCACCGTCGGTACCGTCGTGGCGGTGACCGAGGTCAGCTCTGGCCGTCGGCTCGCCATCGAAGCCGAACTGCCGCCCGCCGATCTCGAACTCGGCGCCAGCGTGTGCTGTGCGGGCGTCTGCCTCACGGTGGTGGCGTCGCGGCCTCGTCACTTCGAGGTCGAGGTCGCGTTCGAGAGCCTGCGGCGCACCAGCATCGGTCGCTGGCAACGCGGCCAGCGCATCAACCTCGAGCCCTCGCTGCGGGTCGGCGATGCCCTCGGCGGGCACCTCGTGAGCGGCCACGTCGATGCCGTCGCGAGCGTGCGCAGCGTGACCGCGCGGGGCGATGCCCGCGAGCTCTGGATCGACCTGCCGCGCGAGCTCGCGCCGTTGGTCGCCGCCAAGGGCTCGGTGTGCCTCGACGGCACCAGCCTCACCGTCAACGACATCGACGCCCGGGGCTTCATGATCGGCCTGGTGCCACACACGCTGGCGGTGACCACGTGGGGACGCACGGCGGTCGGTGACGCCATCAACCTCGAGGTCGACGTGCTGGCACGCTACGTCGCGCGCCTGCTGGAGGCCCGTGGCGATGGCGTGACGATGGGCTTGCTGCGCGACGCCGGACTGCTCGCCGATGCGGGGGTGCGGTCGTGA
- the ribB gene encoding 3,4-dihydroxy-2-butanone-4-phosphate synthase: MVIMVDDQDRENEGDLVIAAEHCRPEDVNFMCVHGRGLVCLALTAERVAALQLPMMVRTHAADMGTAFTVSIEAREGVTTGISAADRARTIRVAADPTQGPDAVVSPGHMFPLRAQPGGVLVRSGHTEGAVDLARLAGLVPAGVICEIMRDDGEMARMDDLERFATRHDLPILAIADLIEYRLQRETLVEEVAHAPLASAALGLSPSQGWTMRTFRSTVRPQVYYVAMCKGAIAGDQPTLVRAQRARVLGDVFGFGEDSGRRIRAALRQIDRAGAGVFLYVVAAGSMELDGVTDAPPAGAEGGQGEFRQFGLGAQVLARLGLHRIRVITDNPRKIVGLRGFGIEVEGTVPMEDPA; encoded by the coding sequence ATGGTCATCATGGTCGACGACCAGGATCGCGAGAACGAGGGCGACCTCGTGATCGCGGCCGAACACTGTCGGCCCGAGGACGTCAACTTCATGTGCGTGCACGGTCGCGGGCTGGTGTGCCTGGCGCTGACCGCCGAGCGCGTGGCCGCGCTGCAGCTGCCCATGATGGTCCGCACCCACGCCGCCGACATGGGCACCGCGTTCACGGTGTCGATCGAGGCCCGCGAGGGCGTGACGACGGGTATCAGCGCCGCCGATCGAGCTCGCACGATCCGCGTCGCCGCCGATCCGACCCAGGGGCCCGACGCGGTGGTGAGTCCGGGCCACATGTTCCCGCTGCGTGCGCAGCCCGGCGGCGTGCTCGTGCGATCGGGCCACACCGAGGGCGCCGTCGACCTCGCGCGGCTGGCTGGACTCGTGCCCGCCGGTGTCATCTGCGAGATCATGCGCGACGACGGCGAGATGGCGCGCATGGACGACCTCGAGCGCTTCGCCACGCGCCACGATCTGCCGATCCTCGCGATCGCCGATCTCATCGAGTACCGCCTGCAGCGCGAGACCCTGGTCGAGGAGGTCGCCCACGCGCCGCTGGCCTCGGCGGCGTTGGGGCTGTCGCCCTCGCAGGGCTGGACCATGCGGACCTTCCGCTCGACGGTGCGTCCGCAGGTCTACTACGTCGCGATGTGCAAGGGGGCGATCGCGGGCGATCAGCCGACCTTGGTGCGGGCGCAGCGGGCCCGCGTGCTCGGCGACGTGTTCGGCTTCGGCGAGGACAGCGGTCGTCGCATCCGCGCCGCGCTGCGCCAGATCGATCGCGCCGGCGCCGGCGTGTTCCTCTACGTGGTCGCCGCCGGCAGCATGGAGCTCGACGGCGTGACCGATGCGCCGCCGGCGGGGGCCGAGGGCGGGCAGGGCGAGTTCCGCCAGTTCGGCCTCGGTGCGCAGGTGCTCGCGCGGCTGGGCCTGCACCGCATCCGCGTCATCACCGACAACCCCCGCAAGATCGTCGGCCTGCGCGGCTTCGGCATCGAGGTCGAAGGCACCGTGCCGATGGAGGACCCGGCGTGA